The following is a genomic window from Prunus persica cultivar Lovell chromosome G7, Prunus_persica_NCBIv2, whole genome shotgun sequence.
GTATGCCGGAGTAGTGCATCATTCTCTCCTTATGCTCAAGTTTAAATCCTCATTTTTGTGtattagaataatttaaaaataatttagactatcatttatataaaaattagtaTAGCTCTGAAGtattcaaagggaaaaagcATACAAGGCATACCCTTCAtctaaaaaaaaggaaacaatattatttccttgttttgtttttggtctaAGAGGGAGAAACACTTGTGTGAAACGGGGATCACATTGTCTTACTATCCTCGGTCAATCATGGACATATCATGCGGGATAACTTTTTCACGTGGCAGTCTGTGATCGACATggaatagcaaaacagtgttatcCCTGCAAGTTTTTCTGCTAAGAGGGGCCAGTCCTAGCAGAACAAGATGGCCATTACCTCAAGTAGTTACAAATAAAGGATTATGAACAGCGATGGTTGAAAGCTTGGGTAACAAGTAACAGTTGGAGAGAATATGTTTCCTTCATTATTTCCTTGATCTAATTTCCATCATCAATTAAAGCATTGTTTTTCTAAcctatgggtataattgaaaaactaaacaaatttTACTTCTAATTCCTCTTGTTGAACTCAACCAAGCTTATCAAACATTTGTTGCCGAACTACCAACACCGTCTTCCAGTATCTGCTCGCGCTTCGAATTCTTGAGCAGAGGAGCACCAACATAATCAGTATTTTCTCTGTGAACTCCTGGATGGCCGCATCGGAGCAAGATTTGCAGAACCTCCTTCATGGAAGGCCTAGTAGAAGGAAGTTTCTCGGTGCAATAGATGCCAAGTCTGAAAACGGAGCACATTTCATCCAAGTAGCAAGGTTCTTTGATGTCCTTGTCCAAAGCATCGGCAAGAGGGTTGTCTTCTTGAACATGGCGCCATGCCCATTCGGCAAGAGCAGTGTGTTCGTCGCTATCATTAGCTTCCCTTCCGGTGGTCAACTCCAGAAGGACGACCCCAAAACTATATACATCAATCTTCTCATTCACACGTATCGTATGAGCACATTCTGCATtcaagtgaaaataaaataaaataaaataaaacctgtGAGATTGCTAATAGAAACAGAGGAAAAATAACACATATTTCTTTAGGAACTAACTTTAACATTTGTAGGGTGCAAGGTTTACCTGGAGCAATGTAGCCAAAGGAGCCAGCAACAGCCGACATTGTAGCAAGTTCTCCTTGCTTGACCAACATCTTGGCTAGACCAAAATCTGCTATTTTTGCATTAAAATCAGAGTCTAACAAGATGTTACTCGATTTCACATCTCGATGCACAACGGGCGGCACACAGTCATGATGCATATAGTGGAGGCCCTGAGCAGCCCCCACTGCAATATGCAACCTCTTAGGCCAGTCCAGCACAACATGGTGGACTGACCTAGAGAGATTGGATGGCCTGTTTCTCTTGTGCAGCCATCGATCCAGACTTCGATTCTCCGAGTACTCATAGACAAGTAGTTTTGAATTGTCCTTGGATATACAGCACATCAGCTTCACTATGTTGGCATGTCGAATGGAACTCAATATCTTGACTTCTGCAAGAAATTCTTTTTCAAGCTTCTCTTCTAACTTCTTATCTTTCCAAATCTTTTTCACGGCAACAACATCGCCTGTACGATTGACAGGAACACAATAAACTTTTCCTGAGCCGCCACTTCCAATCATATTACTTTCTGTCAATCCTGAGAGAATTTTTGACACTCTGAAATTCAACCTCTGAAAAGCGGTGAGCTTCCAATCAAAATCCGATCTGTTTCTCTTCCAATAAGCTCTGACCATGAAGAATGATAAGGACAAAGCCAACAAGGACAAAAGTATGCCGAAAGTTAAGATCAATGCAAGATATGTAGACCAAATTTTGCTGGACTTTCGAGGTTGAGAATTACATATGCTGAGTTTTGCTGAGGGGCTAGTTGCACAGAGATCTTGATTGTCCAAGAAGCTTCCGTCATAAGCAggattttcaaattcaattggGATCTTCCCAGATAGGTGATTGGAAGAGAGATTGAAGTTGCTGAGCTTCAGATGCCCAAGTTGAGCTGGAATTTGGCCAGAAAGTTGGTTTTCTGAAAGGTCCAGTGCAGTAAGGACTGGTAGAAGACCAAGTCTCGCTGGAATTGGTCCAGAGAGTTGATTTCGACTGAAATTAAGAATGTTGAGTGATTCCCATGACATAATCTCTGATGGAAGGAAGCCAGTAAGCTGATTCTGATCAAGAGAAAGAGTGATTAAGCTACGAAGAGCAGTGAGTTCCTGAGGGATAGTACCGTTAAAAAGGTTATTACCAGCGTCAAAAACCTTCAAGTTCCAGGATGACACCCCGGTTGGAATGTTACCTGAAAATCTGTTATCTCTGATTTCCAGCCGTGTAAGATTCTGAGATATTTTCTCAGGAAGCTCGCCAGTAAGAGAGTTGTTGCTCATCAGCACCTGACTCAAGTTTGGTGCTGTCCACAAGCCACTAGGTATGTTCCCAGACAATCCATTATCAGAAACCTTCACTTCTGTTAAACTAGTGCAATTTCCAAGAGAGCTTGGTAACTCCCCAGTGAGATTGTTCTCATAAGCTACAAGTGTTGACAGCTTACCCCGATAGCACAAATGGTCTGGCAGTTTGCCAGTGAGCCTATTCCCCGAAACCTCGAACCCTTCAAGCTCTGAATACCTTCCCAAGTCTGGAGGCAATGTTCCAGACAAATTATTGATGAACACTCTGAACTGTTTGAGATTTGGTAGACGGCCAATGCTTGCTGGAACCGCACCAGAAAAAccatttaaaaacaaagctAACTCTGTTAACTTGGTAAGGTTTCCATAATCTTCTGGTATTGGCCCAGTTAAATCGTTGCCAGAAATATCAATAATACTCAAGTTCAATGCTTCAACCACTTGAGGTACATGCCCAGACAGGCTGTTGTTGAAGAGGTAGATTATGCTCAAATTCTTCAAGAGAAACAAACCATTTGGGATTGTCCCATTTAAACTGTTGGTTGCCAAATCCAATTCTTCCAGTGCTGCCATTTCTCCAAGTGTTCCGGGGAGCTCTCCAATCAAATTCGATCCATGTATATGCAAAGTCTTCAAGTTTTTCAACTTGGTGAAATTGGACGGCAAATTCCATGGCACAAGTTTTGTATTGAAAGAGAGACTTAGGTGTTTAAGATTGGACAAGTTACCTATTTCTGGTGGCACGGAACCATTAAAGTGGTTCATATACAGCTGCAGGTTCCTGAGCTCTTGTAACCTCCCAATAGCCGCCGGTATGTCACCCGAAAAGTAGTTAGCGTTAAGGTCAAGGTATTGTAGCCGAGGCAAGCTGTCGATATCGTCAGGAATCTTGCCATCAAAGGA
Proteins encoded in this region:
- the LOC18770528 gene encoding receptor-like protein kinase 5 is translated as MTKPTPTSSLHTHLCVLLFLPLLLISHANSQSLQDQEQAVLLKLKSYLQSPPFLSHWIPSTSNTSHCSWRPEITCTNNSVTGLSLVNMNITLPVPPFICDLKNLTLIDLSYNYFAGEFPKAFNNCSKLQYLNLSQNSFDGKIPDDIDSLPRLQYLDLNANYFSGDIPAAIGRLQELRNLQLYMNHFNGSVPPEIGNLSNLKHLSLSFNTKLVPWNLPSNFTKLKNLKTLHIHGSNLIGELPGTLGEMAALEELDLATNSLNGTIPNGLFLLKNLSIIYLFNNSLSGHVPQVVEALNLSIIDISGNDLTGPIPEDYGNLTKLTELALFLNGFSGAVPASIGRLPNLKQFRVFINNLSGTLPPDLGRYSELEGFEVSGNRLTGKLPDHLCYRGKLSTLVAYENNLTGELPSSLGNCTSLTEVKVSDNGLSGNIPSGLWTAPNLSQVLMSNNSLTGELPEKISQNLTRLEIRDNRFSGNIPTGVSSWNLKVFDAGNNLFNGTIPQELTALRSLITLSLDQNQLTGFLPSEIMSWESLNILNFSRNQLSGPIPARLGLLPVLTALDLSENQLSGQIPAQLGHLKLSNFNLSSNHLSGKIPIEFENPAYDGSFLDNQDLCATSPSAKLSICNSQPRKSSKIWSTYLALILTFGILLSLLALSLSFFMVRAYWKRNRSDFDWKLTAFQRLNFRVSKILSGLTESNMIGSGGSGKVYCVPVNRTGDVVAVKKIWKDKKLEEKLEKEFLAEVKILSSIRHANIVKLMCCISKDNSKLLVYEYSENRSLDRWLHKRNRPSNLSRSVHHVVLDWPKRLHIAVGAAQGLHYMHHDCVPPVVHRDVKSSNILLDSDFNAKIADFGLAKMLVKQGELATMSAVAGSFGYIAPECAHTIRVNEKIDVYSFGVVLLELTTGREANDSDEHTALAEWAWRHVQEDNPLADALDKDIKEPCYLDEMCSVFRLGIYCTEKLPSTRPSMKEVLQILLRCGHPGVHRENTDYVGAPLLKNSKREQILEDGVGSSATNV